A window of the Cystobacter fuscus genome harbors these coding sequences:
- a CDS encoding M28 family metallopeptidase gives MTIDPARLSEIVKTLASDEFAGRAPGGPGEARTVEYLIRQFKEAGLEPAGEKGGWTQKVPLVRFQTQEDATVNLFAGGQDTPLHQGQEVVVNTLRPVSRVKIDKAPLVFVGYGVSAPERGWDDFKGVELRGKIAVFLINDPDFEAREGEPVHGRFGGRAATYYARWTYKYEEAARRGALGALIIHETPGAGYGWSTVQAGHGETYDIVRAQPAREKVLMQGWLHRDAATALFTRAGLDLEQLENEARTAGFKPVPLEGAHLSTDYRVTHARADSHNVLGKLPGKQRPREAIMYGAHWDAYGTGPADASGDTVRHGAVDDAIGLAGMIEIARVFQREPRPARTVLFAAWTAEERGLLGSEYYAAHPLQPLATLAANLTMDVLQTAGPARDVVLVGHGQNELEDDLARAAAKQGRTVTPDAKPERGLFYRADHFSLARRGVPVLLLMGLGGGHDLVDGGREAGDKWVADYTARCYHQPCDAWSASWDLRGAAQDVHLLHDIGRELATSTRWPQWKPGSEFKSIRDRSASARR, from the coding sequence GTGACGATCGATCCGGCACGGCTGTCGGAGATCGTCAAGACGCTCGCCTCGGACGAGTTCGCGGGCCGGGCACCGGGAGGGCCCGGCGAGGCCAGGACCGTCGAGTACCTCATCCGCCAGTTCAAGGAGGCGGGCCTGGAGCCCGCCGGCGAGAAGGGCGGTTGGACGCAGAAGGTCCCCCTGGTCCGCTTCCAAACGCAGGAGGACGCCACCGTGAACCTGTTCGCCGGGGGCCAGGACACGCCGCTGCACCAGGGCCAGGAGGTGGTGGTCAACACGCTGCGCCCGGTGAGCCGCGTGAAGATCGACAAGGCGCCGCTGGTGTTCGTGGGCTACGGCGTCTCCGCGCCCGAGCGGGGATGGGATGACTTCAAGGGCGTCGAGCTGCGCGGGAAGATCGCCGTCTTCCTCATCAACGATCCCGACTTCGAGGCGCGCGAGGGAGAACCCGTCCACGGCAGGTTCGGCGGCCGGGCGGCCACGTACTACGCCCGCTGGACCTACAAGTACGAGGAGGCGGCCCGGCGGGGCGCGCTCGGAGCGCTGATCATCCACGAGACCCCGGGCGCGGGCTATGGCTGGTCCACGGTCCAGGCGGGCCACGGCGAGACCTACGACATCGTCCGGGCCCAACCCGCCCGGGAGAAGGTCCTGATGCAGGGGTGGCTCCACCGCGACGCCGCCACCGCGCTGTTCACGCGCGCGGGGTTGGACCTGGAGCAGCTCGAGAACGAGGCACGCACCGCGGGCTTCAAGCCCGTCCCGCTCGAGGGAGCCCACCTGAGCACCGACTACCGCGTGACCCACGCGCGCGCCGACAGCCACAACGTGCTGGGCAAGCTGCCCGGCAAGCAGCGCCCCCGCGAGGCCATCATGTACGGCGCCCACTGGGACGCCTACGGCACCGGTCCGGCCGATGCCTCCGGCGACACGGTCCGCCATGGCGCCGTGGATGACGCCATCGGGCTGGCCGGCATGATCGAGATCGCTCGCGTCTTCCAGCGCGAACCGAGGCCCGCGCGCACGGTCCTCTTCGCCGCCTGGACCGCCGAGGAGCGGGGCCTGCTCGGCTCGGAGTACTACGCCGCGCATCCGCTCCAACCCCTCGCCACCCTGGCGGCGAACCTGACCATGGACGTGCTACAGACCGCCGGGCCCGCGCGCGACGTCGTGCTCGTCGGCCATGGGCAGAACGAGCTCGAGGACGATCTCGCCCGGGCCGCCGCGAAACAGGGCCGCACCGTCACCCCCGATGCGAAACCCGAGCGGGGCCTGTTCTACCGCGCGGACCATTTCTCGCTGGCCCGGCGCGGCGTGCCGGTGCTCCTGTTGATGGGGCTGGGCGGCGGCCACGATCTGGTGGACGGAGGCCGGGAGGCCGGCGACAAATGGGTCGCGGATTACACCGCGCGCTGCTACCACCAACCCTGCGATGCCTGGAGCGCCAGTTGGGATCTGCGCGGCGCCGCCCAGGACGTGCACCTGCTCCATGACATCGGCCGGGAGCTGGCCACGTCCACTCGCTGGCCCCAGTGGAAGCCCGGCTCGGAGTTCAAGAGCATCCGTGACCGCTCGGCGTCCGCCCGCAGGTGA